The Stackebrandtia nassauensis DSM 44728 genome includes the window GAGGGTTACCACCTCAACGCCACCGAATACGCCGATGTGGATGGCGACCGGGACCTGGACGCCGCCATACTGCTGGAGTGGCAGCCCAACGCGGGCCACACCACGTCCTACGTCTACCTCTGGCTGTGGGACGGCGACAAGGCGACCCAGGTCGAGTACCCGGTCACCAACGGGTACTACAGCTCCGTCGGCGGTCTGAAGGCGGCGAAGAACGGCTTCACCGTCGAGACGACCGCCGCACCACCGGACATCTCCTCCAACGACGAGCCGGTCAAGGAGACCATCACCATCGGCGTCGAGGACGGCTTCCCGGTGCAGATAGAACCGGTCTTCGGCTCCGCCGACAGGTGCCCCGAGTTCCCCGACTTCCCCGCGACCGGACCGTACGAGGACGTCATCCCCAAGGTCGCCCCGGACGACGACGCCCCCGACATCGGCAAGGCCGAGGACATCAAGTCGGTCCACGCGGTGTGGACCGACCGCAGCCAGGCGTTCCAGGGCGAGTGGATGGCCGCCCGCGTCGAACGCGCGGACGGCTCGATCAGCTGCGGCTGGATACCCGCCGACGCCGCCGGATAAGCGGCGCCCCCGGGTTGTCTCAGCTGGAGTACTCGCCGGTCAGCTTGACCTCGCCACGGCCCGGCTCGATCCGGCCCGCGACCCAGGAGTCGGTGCCCCGGGCGGTCAGCAGCGCCATCGTGCGGTCCACCTGGTCGGCGGGGACGATCGCGGCCATACCCATGCCCATGTTGAAGGTGCGCTCCATCTCCTCGGCGGCGATGCCGCCGGAGCGGGCCACCAGGTCGAAGACCGGCTGCGGCCGCCAGCTGCCCCGGTCGACGACCGCGTCCACGGTCGAGGGGATCGAGCGGACCAGGTTGCCGGGCACACCGCCACCGGTGATGTGCGAGAAGGCGTGCACCTCGCACTCCTCGATGATCGCCAGGCAGTCGCGGGCGTAGATCTTGGTGGGCGTCAGCAGTTCCTCGCCGAGGGTGCGCTGGTTGCCGAACTCCGGGACCACCGTGTCCAGCGACATGCCGTCCTCGCCGAGCAGCACGTGCCGCACCAGCGAGAAGCCGTTGGAGTGCAGCCCCGAGGCGGCCATGCCGATGACGACGTCACCGGCGGCGACCTTCTCCGGGCCCAGCACCGCGTCGGCCTCGACGGCTCCGACCCCGGTGGCCGAGACGTCGTACTCGTCGGCGCCCAGGACGCCCGGGTGCTCGGCGATCTCGCCGCCGATGAGCGCGCAGGACGCGTACCGGCAGCCGTCGGCGATACCGGCGCCCAGGTCGGCGATCCGCTCGGGAACCACCTTGCCGCAGGCGATGTAGTCCAGCAGGAACAGCGGCTCGGCTCCGCACACCACCAGGTCGTCGACGACCATGGCGACCAGGTCGATGCCGACGGTGTCGTGGATGCCCATCCGCTGCGCGATCACCAGCTTGGTGCCGACGCCGTCGGTGGAGGAGGCCAACAGCGGCTTGCGGTACTTCTGGGTGTCGAGCGCGAACAGTCCGGCGAAGCCGCCGATACCGCCCACCACCTCGGGTCTGGTGGCCCTGCGGATCTTGCTCTTCAGACCCTCGACGGCCTTGTCGCCCGCCTCGATGTCCACTCCGGCCTCGCGGTAGGACGCGCCGGTCGCCACAGGGGCTGTCTTGTTCTCCGTCATGCCGCCGAATCTTCCTTCGCCGTCGTGCCGTCCACGCTCGAACGCCTGTCGAGCCCTTCCAGGAGGTGCTTTCCGATGACGTCGCCCTCGGGCAGCGGCATCGGGTAATGGCCATCAAAACACGCCTGACACAGTCGTGTCGGCGGTTGCTCGGTCGCCGAGATCAGTCCGTCCAGGGACACGAACCCGAGCGAGTCGGCCCCGATCGAGCGGCGGATGCCGTCGATGTCGAGGTTGTCGGCGATGAGTTCGGCCTTGGTGGCGAAGTCGATGCCGTAGAAACACGGCCACTTCACCGGCGGCGAGGAGATCCGGACGTGAACCTCCAGCGCCCCGGCCTCGCGAAGCATCCGCACCTGCGCGCGCTGGGTGTTGCCACGGACGATCGAGTCGTCCACCACCACCAGGCGCTTGCCCCGCACCTGCTCGCGCAGCGGGTTGAGCTTCAGCTGGATGCCCAGCTGGCGCAGCGTCTGGGACGGCTGGATGAAGGTTCTGCCCACATAGGAGTTCTTGGTGAAGCCTAGCCCGTAGGGGATCCCGGCCTCCTCGGCGTAGCCGATGGCGGCGGGGATTCCGGACTCGGGCACCGGGATGACCAGGTCGGCCTCGGCCGGGAACTCGCGCGCCAGCTGGCGTCCGATCTGGACCCGGGCCGAGTAGACGCCGCGACCGGCGATGGTGGAGTCCGGGCGGGCCAGGTACACGTACTCGAACAGGCAGCCCTTGGGTTCGGGATTGGCGAACCGGGCCGAACGCAGCCCGTGCTCGTCGATGGCCAGCAGTTCACCGGGTTCGATCTCGCGGACGGTCGAGGCGCCGACGGTGTCGAGGGCGGCGGTCTCACTGGCCACCACCCAGCCCCGGTCCAGGCGGCCCAGCACCAGCGGCCGCACCCCGGCGGCGTCGCGGGCGGCGTACAGGGTGTTGTCGTCCATGAACACGAAACTGAAGGCGCCGCGCAGTTTCGGCAGCACCTTCAACGCCGCCGACTCCACCGACTCGTCCGGGTAGGCGCTCAGCAGCGCCGTCACCAGCGAGGTGTCGTTGGTGGAACCGTCGGTCTCGATGCCGAGATCGCGGCACTCGGCGGCCAGCTCGTGGGTGTTGATGAGGTTTCCGTTGTGCCCCAACGCGATCGTGGTGCCGGTTGAGGTGGACCGGATGGTGGGCTGGGCGTTCTCCCAGGTGGGGGCACCGGTGGTGGAGTACCGGTTGTGGCCGATGGCCAGGTGCCCGGTCAGCGAGGCCAGGTTCTTCTCGTCGAAGACCTGGGCCACCAGGCCGAGGTCCTTGAACACGGTGACCGCGGCGCCGTCCGACACGGCGATACCGGCGGCCTCCTGGCCGCGGTGCTGCAACGCGTACAGGCCGAAGTAGGTGAGCTTGGCGACCTCGTCGCCCGGCGCCCACACGCCGAAGACACCGCAGGCGTCCTTCGGTCCGGTGTCACCGGGGTCCAGGTCGTGGTTCAGTCGGCCGTCACCGGCTCTGGAGTTTGCCGGTCTCGTCTGCTCGGGGAGGTCGCCGCCGCGTCGCGGCCGGGAACTGCGCACCGGTTTTCCCTTCTGCGTGTTGGGCAGGCTAGGTTCGGCCGTCATGGACACGCATTGGTTTCGTAGGAGAGCAACGCAGCCACGACGCGTGGGTATCGGCTGGTAATGGCGGTAGCCCCGCGCCGGGCATTACGGGGCAAGTGTAGTGCGGTGGCGGCTACCACGAACGGGGACGGTCGTCGAAATCGCCGTAGTCATCATCACGATAACGGCGGCCACTGGGACGCTGCGACTGCTGGTCGTCGTATCCGGTGCCGTAGCCATCGGCCTCGCGATAGTGGCGACCACCCGCGGCACGGTCGTCCTGCTGCGGGTTCTGGCCGTAGTACTGGTCGGCCGCCGGATAACGGGCCCCGGAGGTCGGCTCGGCGGGATACCGCTGGCCCTGCTGCCCGGGATCGTTGGAGTTCCAGGCCCCGGACTGGGGTTCAGCCGCCGGATAGCGCTGCGTCGAACCGGAAACGGGGGCGTTCGAGTTCCAGGCTCCCGACGCCGGTTCGGCGGCCGGATACCGCTGGGTGGAACCGGAGGCGGGCTCGCCGGAGTTCCAGGCCCCCGAGGCGGGCTCGGCCGCCGGGTAACGCTGCGTCGAGCCGGAAACGGGTTCGTTGGGGTAGCGACCGGCACCCGACACCGGGTCGTTGCCGTAACGGCCCGCGCCCGACACCGGGTCGGCGGCGGGATACCGCTGCGTGGAACCGGCGTACTGGTCGTTGCCGTAACCGGCAGCGCCCGAGGTCGGCTCGGCCGACGGGTAGCGCTGGGTGGCGCCCGCGGGCGGCAGGTCGTGGGCCGACTGCACCGCCTGGGTCGGACGGGAATCGCCGTAGGCGGGCCCGAAACCGGTCGCCGCGGGCGGCGCCTCGGAGCCGTAGCGGGCCAGGTCGTTGTCGTTGATCAGCCCGCCGTTGTACATCATGGTCGGGTTGTCGGCGCCGGGCCTGACACCGCTGGCCTCGTACACGCCGAACTTGCCGGTCTGCGAGGCCGACAGCTGATGCGTCGGCGGTTCCGGCGGAAGCGGCCGATCGTCGTCGTCCTCTTCCTCTTTGCCCTTGCGCAGCAACATCCAGATCGCGATGACGCCGCCGATGGCCAGCAGGATGCCCAGGATGATGAGGATCCAGGTGGTGGCGGTGAAGCCCTCCTCGCTGTCACCCGAGTCGTTGCCGGTCTCCTCGTCCCTGGGCGCCTCGGACTTGGCGCTGTCCTTCTCATCCATCATCACGTCGATCTGGATGGGTTGACCGGCCGTGGCCGTATAAGTGTCCTTTTTGTCCTTGAAACCGGATTTGGTGACCGTGTACTCGATCGCCGTGTCGGGCTGGACCTCGGCTTCGATGCTGAACTTGCCCTGCCCGTCGGTGGTGG containing:
- the purM gene encoding phosphoribosylformylglycinamidine cyclo-ligase, which translates into the protein MTENKTAPVATGASYREAGVDIEAGDKAVEGLKSKIRRATRPEVVGGIGGFAGLFALDTQKYRKPLLASSTDGVGTKLVIAQRMGIHDTVGIDLVAMVVDDLVVCGAEPLFLLDYIACGKVVPERIADLGAGIADGCRYASCALIGGEIAEHPGVLGADEYDVSATGVGAVEADAVLGPEKVAAGDVVIGMAASGLHSNGFSLVRHVLLGEDGMSLDTVVPEFGNQRTLGEELLTPTKIYARDCLAIIEECEVHAFSHITGGGVPGNLVRSIPSTVDAVVDRGSWRPQPVFDLVARSGGIAAEEMERTFNMGMGMAAIVPADQVDRTMALLTARGTDSWVAGRIEPGRGEVKLTGEYSS
- a CDS encoding carboxypeptidase-like regulatory domain-containing protein; this translates as MTLTSTTGFRAAIGAASAALLVVLATPTPAFAGNVTVSGSAVDVGEQPGTSSVSVMGADMGESKQVRVSVTATGEAASFVNVEVADGTCKANGATANCGKLRMGETKDFSVKVSLKENSGLKAGETKSGNLEFKVEGPNTGSGSPAPLTVTGVEQVATSIAGTVTDLDKKPIKGAKVSTTDYGSATTDGQGKFSIEAEVQPDTAIEYTVTKSGFKDKKDTYTATAGQPIQIDVMMDEKDSAKSEAPRDEETGNDSGDSEEGFTATTWILIILGILLAIGGVIAIWMLLRKGKEEEDDDDRPLPPEPPTHQLSASQTGKFGVYEASGVRPGADNPTMMYNGGLINDNDLARYGSEAPPAATGFGPAYGDSRPTQAVQSAHDLPPAGATQRYPSAEPTSGAAGYGNDQYAGSTQRYPAADPVSGAGRYGNDPVSGAGRYPNEPVSGSTQRYPAAEPASGAWNSGEPASGSTQRYPAAEPASGAWNSNAPVSGSTQRYPAAEPQSGAWNSNDPGQQGQRYPAEPTSGARYPAADQYYGQNPQQDDRAAGGRHYREADGYGTGYDDQQSQRPSGRRYRDDDYGDFDDRPRSW
- the purF gene encoding amidophosphoribosyltransferase, which gives rise to MTAEPSLPNTQKGKPVRSSRPRRGGDLPEQTRPANSRAGDGRLNHDLDPGDTGPKDACGVFGVWAPGDEVAKLTYFGLYALQHRGQEAAGIAVSDGAAVTVFKDLGLVAQVFDEKNLASLTGHLAIGHNRYSTTGAPTWENAQPTIRSTSTGTTIALGHNGNLINTHELAAECRDLGIETDGSTNDTSLVTALLSAYPDESVESAALKVLPKLRGAFSFVFMDDNTLYAARDAAGVRPLVLGRLDRGWVVASETAALDTVGASTVREIEPGELLAIDEHGLRSARFANPEPKGCLFEYVYLARPDSTIAGRGVYSARVQIGRQLAREFPAEADLVIPVPESGIPAAIGYAEEAGIPYGLGFTKNSYVGRTFIQPSQTLRQLGIQLKLNPLREQVRGKRLVVVDDSIVRGNTQRAQVRMLREAGALEVHVRISSPPVKWPCFYGIDFATKAELIADNLDIDGIRRSIGADSLGFVSLDGLISATEQPPTRLCQACFDGHYPMPLPEGDVIGKHLLEGLDRRSSVDGTTAKEDSAA